In the genome of Bradyrhizobium sp. CIAT3101, one region contains:
- the otnI gene encoding 2-oxo-tetronate isomerase — MPRFAANLSMMFTEVPFLDRFDAAAQAGFTAVEFLFPYEHPVEAIGERLKRNGLTQALFNLPPGDWNAGEKGFAALPARFADLKASLETALPYAKATGVKRLHLMAGIANRGERVAIEAFYKSVAWAAEFFAPHGIDIVLEPINSRNVPGYFLNDFGFARDLIQELRLPNLKLQFDIYHCGIIHGDVTMRLREMMPIIGHIQIASIPSRNEPDGEELNYPFLFEELDRLGYAGFVGCEYNPRGQTTDGLAWFKPYAGVKP, encoded by the coding sequence ATGCCCCGTTTCGCCGCCAACCTCTCGATGATGTTCACCGAGGTGCCGTTCCTCGACCGCTTCGATGCCGCCGCCCAGGCCGGCTTCACTGCTGTCGAGTTTCTCTTTCCCTATGAGCATCCGGTCGAAGCGATCGGCGAGCGGCTCAAGCGCAACGGTTTGACACAGGCACTGTTCAACCTGCCGCCGGGCGACTGGAATGCCGGCGAGAAAGGTTTTGCCGCGCTGCCGGCGCGCTTTGCCGATCTCAAGGCGAGCCTGGAGACGGCGCTGCCTTACGCCAAGGCGACCGGCGTCAAGCGGCTGCATCTGATGGCGGGCATCGCCAACCGTGGCGAACGGGTCGCGATCGAGGCCTTCTACAAATCGGTGGCGTGGGCTGCGGAATTCTTCGCGCCGCATGGCATCGACATCGTGCTCGAGCCGATCAATTCCCGCAATGTGCCGGGCTATTTCCTCAATGATTTCGGCTTTGCGCGCGACCTGATCCAGGAGTTGCGGCTTCCCAACCTGAAACTGCAGTTCGACATCTATCATTGCGGGATCATCCATGGCGATGTCACCATGCGGCTGCGCGAGATGATGCCGATCATCGGCCACATCCAGATCGCCAGCATTCCCTCGCGCAATGAGCCCGACGGCGAGGAGCTCAATTATCCGTTCCTGTTCGAAGAGCTCGATCGGCTCGGTTATGCCGGCTTCGTCGGCTGCGAATACAATCCGCGGGGCCAGACCACCGATGGGCTCGCCTGGTTCAAGCCCTATGCGGGAGTGAAGCCGTGA
- the otnK gene encoding 3-oxo-tetronate kinase, whose product MTLAAKISLGCIADDYTGASDLANTLTRAGLRTVQTIGVPADDLKLPDVDAVVVSLKSRSIEAGLAVSRSRAAETWLRGRGAGHVLFKICSTFDSTDAGNIGPVMDALRADCGAAVVLVTPAFPETGRTVYQGNLFVGAVPLNESPLKDHPLNPMHDSNLVRVLARQSKTQIGLVDLATLSRGAEAVQARLAESSGKGIGAAIVDAVFDRDLETIGLVAAEHRLSVGASGIGLGLARALVSTGKVKSAATGSEQGAAVGGQVACLAGSCSQATLQQIANAERVMPVLRLDPDRILTGTNETQRALDWAKERLAQGPVLIASSATPADVAALQARHGRDAAGHAIEQTMADIAESLVKSGVRRLIVAGGETSGAVVDRLKIPGFLVGAEIAAGVPVLRAVGAAAGDMLLALKSGNFGGPEFFADAIRLMR is encoded by the coding sequence GTGACACTTGCAGCGAAGATTTCCCTTGGCTGCATCGCCGACGACTATACCGGCGCCTCCGATCTCGCCAACACGCTGACGCGCGCCGGTTTGCGCACGGTGCAGACCATCGGCGTGCCCGCGGACGATCTGAAGCTACCCGACGTGGACGCGGTCGTGGTGTCGCTGAAGAGCCGCTCGATCGAGGCGGGGCTTGCAGTGTCGCGCTCGCGCGCGGCCGAGACATGGCTGCGTGGTCGCGGCGCGGGCCACGTGCTGTTCAAGATCTGCTCGACCTTCGATTCGACGGATGCAGGCAATATCGGCCCGGTGATGGATGCGCTGCGCGCCGATTGCGGTGCGGCCGTCGTGCTGGTGACGCCGGCTTTCCCCGAGACCGGCCGCACCGTCTACCAGGGCAATCTGTTCGTTGGCGCCGTGCCGCTGAACGAGAGCCCGCTCAAGGACCATCCGCTCAACCCGATGCATGATTCCAACCTGGTCCGCGTGTTGGCGCGCCAGAGCAAGACGCAGATCGGTCTCGTCGATCTCGCGACGCTGTCGCGGGGGGCGGAGGCCGTGCAGGCCAGGCTTGCCGAATCATCGGGCAAGGGCATCGGCGCCGCGATCGTCGACGCGGTGTTCGACCGCGATCTCGAGACCATCGGCCTTGTCGCCGCGGAGCACCGGCTGTCGGTCGGTGCCTCCGGGATCGGCCTCGGGCTCGCCCGTGCGCTGGTATCGACCGGCAAGGTCAAGTCGGCCGCTACCGGCAGCGAGCAGGGCGCCGCCGTTGGTGGGCAGGTGGCGTGCCTCGCGGGAAGCTGCTCGCAGGCCACCCTGCAGCAGATCGCCAACGCCGAACGCGTCATGCCGGTGCTTCGTCTCGACCCCGACCGTATTCTTACGGGCACAAACGAAACGCAGCGCGCGCTGGACTGGGCGAAGGAGCGATTGGCTCAGGGGCCCGTGCTGATTGCATCGAGCGCGACGCCGGCCGACGTCGCTGCGCTCCAGGCGCGGCACGGCCGCGATGCCGCAGGCCATGCGATCGAGCAGACGATGGCCGATATCGCCGAAAGCCTAGTGAAATCAGGCGTGCGGCGACTGATCGTCGCAGGTGGTGAGACATCAGGGGCGGTCGTCGATCGGCTGAAGATTCCCGGATTTCTCGTAGGGGCAGAGATCGCCGCGGGCGTCCCGGTGCTGCGCGCGGTGGGCGCTGCGGCCGGTGACATGCTGCTCGCGTTGAAGTCCGGTAATTTCGGCGGGCCGGAGTTTTTTGCGGACGCGATTAGGCTCATGCGCTGA
- the ltnD gene encoding L-threonate dehydrogenase, with the protein MSASTSQNQRIAVIGLGSMGYGMATSLKRAGHTVTGCDVSADAVARFVKDGGAGATTPAQAARAADIVVSVVVNAAQTEAILFGKDGVAETLPKDAVFISSATMDPDVARRLAKQLEATGRNYLDAPISGGAQRAAEGELTILASGSPAAFAKARPALDAMAAKLYELGDAAGQGAAFKMINQLLAGVHIAAASEAMAFAAKQGLDIRKVYEVITASAGNSWMFENRMPHVLDGDYTPRSAVEIFVKDLGIIQDMARSARFPVPVSAAALQMFLMTSAAGMGRDDDASVARMYAQVTGVKLPGDK; encoded by the coding sequence ATGTCCGCCTCCACCTCACAAAATCAGCGCATCGCCGTCATCGGGCTCGGCTCGATGGGGTACGGCATGGCGACCTCGCTGAAACGCGCCGGCCATACGGTGACCGGCTGCGACGTTTCGGCCGATGCGGTCGCGCGGTTTGTGAAGGACGGGGGCGCGGGCGCCACAACGCCGGCCCAGGCGGCTAGGGCTGCGGACATCGTCGTCAGCGTGGTCGTCAACGCCGCGCAGACCGAAGCGATCCTGTTCGGCAAGGACGGCGTCGCCGAGACCCTGCCGAAGGATGCCGTCTTCATCTCCTCCGCGACCATGGATCCCGACGTGGCGCGGCGCCTGGCAAAACAGCTGGAAGCGACCGGCCGGAATTACCTGGATGCGCCCATCTCCGGCGGTGCGCAGCGCGCCGCCGAGGGCGAACTGACGATCCTCGCTTCCGGCAGTCCGGCTGCCTTTGCAAAGGCGCGTCCCGCGCTCGATGCCATGGCGGCAAAGCTCTACGAACTCGGCGATGCCGCGGGGCAGGGCGCCGCGTTCAAGATGATCAACCAGCTGCTGGCCGGCGTGCATATCGCTGCCGCGAGCGAAGCGATGGCGTTCGCCGCCAAGCAGGGGCTCGACATCCGCAAGGTCTACGAGGTGATCACCGCGTCCGCCGGCAATTCCTGGATGTTCGAGAACCGCATGCCGCACGTGCTCGACGGCGACTACACGCCGCGTAGCGCGGTGGAGATCTTCGTCAAGGATCTCGGCATCATCCAGGACATGGCGCGCAGCGCCAGATTCCCGGTTCCGGTTTCCGCCGCAGCCCTCCAGATGTTCCTGATGACATCAGCCGCCGGCATGGGGCGTGACGACGATGCGTCGGTGGCGCGAATGTATGCGCAGGTCACCGGCGTCAAACTTCCCGGCGACAAGTAG
- a CDS encoding aldolase has translation MTAMRTETGNETRLREDICRFGRSLFERGLTPGSSGNISVRLDGGGWLVTPTNASLGFLDPAKLSRLDGQGRLTSGDAPTKEVPLHTALYDTRGSARAIVHLHSTHSVALSMLPEIDPRAALPPMTAYYLMKCGATALVPYYRPGDPAVADAIKGLAGKYSSVLLANHGPVVAGDTLEAAVFATEELEETAKLYLLLRGMNPRYLSPEQVKDLVKVFGVTLPEHGHEH, from the coding sequence ATGACGGCCATGAGAACTGAAACCGGCAACGAGACAAGACTGCGTGAGGATATCTGCCGCTTCGGACGGTCCCTGTTCGAGCGCGGCCTGACACCGGGCTCCTCCGGCAATATCAGTGTCAGGCTGGACGGCGGCGGCTGGCTGGTGACGCCGACCAACGCCTCGCTCGGCTTCCTTGATCCGGCAAAGCTGTCGCGGCTGGATGGGCAGGGCCGGCTCACGTCCGGCGATGCGCCGACCAAGGAAGTTCCGCTGCATACCGCACTCTACGATACGCGCGGGAGCGCGCGGGCGATCGTGCATCTGCACTCCACCCATTCGGTCGCGCTCTCGATGCTGCCCGAGATCGACCCGCGCGCCGCGCTGCCGCCGATGACCGCCTATTATCTGATGAAATGCGGCGCCACCGCGCTCGTGCCCTATTACCGCCCCGGCGATCCGGCGGTTGCGGATGCGATCAAGGGACTGGCCGGGAAATATTCATCCGTGCTGCTCGCCAATCACGGCCCGGTGGTCGCCGGGGACACGCTCGAAGCGGCGGTGTTCGCGACCGAGGAGCTGGAGGAGACGGCGAAGCTCTATCTGCTGCTGCGCGGGATGAACCCGCGCTATCTTTCGCCAGAGCAGGTGAAGGATCTGGTGAAGGTGTTCGGGGTGACGCTGCCGGAGCACGGGCACGAGCATTAG
- a CDS encoding branched-chain amino acid ABC transporter permease translates to MDKNFAARRRRDLIIAAVLTALAALAPLFVKNVYVQNILVLTLMYAALSQSWNILSGYCGQISLGHALYFGIGAYTTELLFTKFGVLPWFGMLAGGTIAALIAMGLGYPFFRLRGHYFVIATIVIAEIGLLLFQNWEWAGAAMGITIPVRGDSWLKFQFMRSKLPYFYFALALCCLAWFVTWWLEDSKWGFWWRAVKDNPEAAESLGVVVFNSKMGAAAVSAFLVAVGGAFYAQFLAYIDPESVMGFQFSLLMALPAVLGGIGTLWGPVLGAVILIPMTELTRSYIGGSGRGVDLIVYGALIVAISLALPQGLVSLFSRSKAKGATR, encoded by the coding sequence ATGGACAAGAATTTTGCCGCGCGGCGTCGCCGCGATCTCATCATTGCCGCAGTGCTGACCGCACTGGCCGCGCTCGCGCCGCTGTTCGTCAAGAATGTCTACGTCCAGAACATCCTGGTCCTGACCTTGATGTATGCGGCGCTGTCGCAGAGCTGGAACATCCTCTCCGGCTATTGCGGACAGATCTCGCTAGGCCACGCTCTCTATTTCGGCATCGGCGCCTACACCACCGAGCTTCTGTTCACCAAGTTCGGCGTGCTGCCCTGGTTCGGCATGCTCGCCGGCGGTACGATCGCGGCGCTCATCGCGATGGGGCTCGGTTATCCCTTCTTTCGGCTGCGCGGCCATTACTTCGTGATCGCGACCATCGTCATCGCGGAGATCGGGTTGCTGCTGTTCCAGAACTGGGAATGGGCGGGGGCTGCGATGGGCATCACCATTCCCGTGCGCGGCGACAGCTGGCTGAAATTCCAGTTCATGCGCAGCAAGCTGCCGTATTTCTATTTCGCGTTGGCGCTTTGCTGCCTCGCCTGGTTCGTCACCTGGTGGCTTGAAGACTCCAAATGGGGTTTTTGGTGGCGCGCGGTGAAGGACAATCCGGAAGCGGCCGAGAGCCTGGGCGTCGTCGTGTTCAACTCCAAAATGGGTGCGGCAGCGGTCTCTGCGTTCCTGGTTGCTGTCGGAGGCGCCTTCTACGCGCAGTTCCTCGCCTATATCGATCCCGAGAGCGTCATGGGCTTCCAGTTCTCGCTGCTGATGGCGCTGCCGGCCGTGCTCGGGGGCATCGGCACCCTCTGGGGTCCCGTGCTCGGGGCGGTCATCCTGATCCCGATGACGGAGCTGACGCGCTCCTATATCGGCGGCTCCGGTCGCGGCGTCGACCTCATCGTCTATGGCGCGCTGATCGTGGCGATCTCGCTGGCCTTGCCGCAAGGCCTGGTCAGCCTATTCTCCCGTTCAAAAGCAAAAGGAGCCACGCGATGA
- a CDS encoding methyl-accepting chemotaxis protein has protein sequence MLATISIRAKIISVVAFLLVAMTGMGLLAVMKMRSMNANTTDITTSWLPSVRVLGEIRASVITYRNVVRQHMLAETLEDKLANEKTAGTVMEALGKSRKSYEPMITSPEERRLYNEWAKLWDDYKKGTEEVFALSRKEAGKIPHEAQELNTKTVNKIGLASDEVLTKDIELNTQGGDQAAKDAADSYYYAFMLVSIILGAAVIIGIGVSFYLVQDVSAGINSIIQPMQALGRGDLSAEVPHRGEKTEIGSMADVLQVFKEALIAKKAADEAATADAEAKIERGRRVDGITRDFETMIGEIVQTVSSASTQLEASASTLTSSADRSQRMATTVAAASEEASTNVQSVASATEEMASSVGEISRQVQESARMAGDAVGQARATTDRVSELSKAASRIGDVVELINTIAGQTNLLALNATIEAARAGEAGRGFAVVASEVKALAEQTAKATGEIGQQISGIQAATNDSVGAIKEISSTIERLSEISSAIAAAVEEQGAATQEIARNVQQAAQGTQQVSSNITDVQRGATETGTASSQVLSAAQMLSNDSARLKTEVSKFLTNVRAA, from the coding sequence ATGCTCGCCACCATCTCCATCCGCGCCAAGATCATCAGTGTCGTGGCGTTCCTGCTGGTTGCGATGACCGGCATGGGCCTGCTCGCCGTCATGAAGATGCGGTCGATGAATGCCAATACAACGGACATCACCACGAGCTGGCTGCCGAGCGTGCGGGTGCTCGGCGAGATCCGGGCGAGCGTCATCACCTATCGCAACGTGGTCCGCCAGCACATGCTGGCCGAGACCCTGGAAGACAAGCTCGCCAACGAGAAGACCGCCGGCACTGTAATGGAGGCGCTCGGCAAGTCCCGTAAGAGCTACGAGCCGATGATCACCTCCCCGGAGGAGCGGAGGCTGTACAACGAATGGGCCAAGCTCTGGGATGATTACAAGAAGGGTACCGAAGAGGTCTTCGCGCTGTCGCGCAAGGAGGCCGGCAAGATCCCGCATGAAGCCCAGGAGTTGAACACCAAGACGGTCAACAAGATCGGCCTTGCGTCAGATGAGGTGCTGACCAAGGACATCGAGCTCAATACTCAGGGCGGTGATCAGGCTGCAAAGGATGCCGCCGACAGCTACTATTACGCCTTCATGCTGGTCTCGATCATCCTCGGTGCTGCCGTCATCATCGGCATCGGCGTCAGCTTCTACCTGGTCCAGGACGTTTCCGCGGGCATCAATTCGATCATCCAGCCGATGCAGGCGCTGGGCCGCGGCGATCTCTCCGCTGAAGTCCCGCATCGCGGCGAGAAGACCGAGATCGGCTCGATGGCCGACGTGCTCCAGGTCTTCAAGGAGGCTCTGATCGCCAAGAAGGCTGCGGACGAAGCTGCCACGGCCGACGCCGAGGCCAAGATCGAGCGCGGCCGCCGCGTCGACGGCATCACCCGCGACTTCGAAACGATGATCGGCGAGATCGTGCAGACCGTCTCGTCGGCCTCGACCCAGCTCGAAGCTTCCGCCTCGACGCTGACCTCGAGCGCCGACCGCTCGCAGCGGATGGCGACCACCGTTGCCGCCGCCTCGGAAGAAGCATCCACCAATGTCCAGTCGGTGGCTTCCGCCACCGAAGAGATGGCCTCCTCGGTCGGCGAGATCAGCCGCCAGGTGCAGGAATCGGCGCGGATGGCGGGCGACGCCGTCGGCCAGGCCCGTGCCACCACCGACCGCGTCAGCGAGCTCTCCAAGGCTGCGTCCCGCATCGGCGACGTCGTCGAGCTGATCAACACCATCGCCGGCCAGACCAACCTGCTGGCGCTGAACGCGACGATCGAAGCGGCGCGCGCCGGTGAGGCCGGCCGCGGCTTCGCGGTGGTCGCCTCCGAAGTGAAGGCGCTCGCCGAGCAGACCGCCAAGGCGACCGGCGAGATCGGCCAGCAGATCTCCGGCATCCAGGCGGCCACCAACGACTCGGTCGGCGCGATCAAGGAGATCTCCTCGACCATCGAGCGTCTCTCGGAAATCTCCTCGGCGATCGCCGCCGCAGTGGAAGAGCAGGGCGCGGCGACCCAGGAAATCGCCCGCAACGTCCAGCAGGCGGCCCAGGGCACCCAGCAGGTCTCGTCCAACATCACCGACGTGCAGCGCGGAGCCACCGAGACCGGCACCGCCTCCTCGCAGGTGCTCTCTGCCGCACAGATGCTGTCCAACGACTCGGCCCGGTTGAAGACGGAAGTCAGCAAGTTTCTGACCAACGTCCGCGCGGCCTAA
- a CDS encoding ABC transporter ATP-binding protein: MLSVHEVTTAYQGLVAISAVSIEVQKGEIVCVAGANGAGKSTLLKTIAGAERPRSGSVTFDGKRLDGMAQHHVTATGIAYVPENRRLFPRLSVRDNLRLGSYLYRGEADREAPLDLVFKLFPRLSERLDQRAETLSGGEQQMLAIGRALMTRPRLLMLDEPSQGIMPKLVDEIFQAVKLIRDSGMTVLIVEQRMAECLEIADRAYILQTGRVLMQGPAAEIRGNPDVRKAYLGL; this comes from the coding sequence ATGCTGTCGGTGCATGAAGTCACGACCGCCTATCAGGGTCTGGTTGCGATCTCCGCGGTCTCGATCGAGGTCCAGAAGGGCGAGATCGTCTGCGTCGCCGGCGCCAACGGCGCGGGCAAGTCGACCCTGCTCAAGACGATTGCCGGTGCCGAGCGTCCGCGTTCGGGCTCCGTAACGTTCGACGGCAAGCGCCTCGATGGCATGGCGCAGCATCACGTCACCGCCACCGGTATTGCCTACGTGCCGGAGAACCGCCGTCTGTTTCCGCGCCTGTCGGTGCGCGACAACCTTCGCCTCGGCAGCTATCTCTATCGTGGCGAAGCGGATCGCGAAGCACCGCTCGATCTCGTCTTCAAGCTATTCCCGCGCTTGTCCGAGCGCCTCGATCAACGCGCTGAAACGCTGTCCGGCGGCGAGCAGCAGATGCTCGCGATCGGCCGCGCGCTGATGACGCGCCCGCGGCTCTTGATGCTGGACGAGCCCTCGCAGGGCATCATGCCGAAACTGGTCGACGAGATTTTTCAGGCGGTGAAGCTGATCCGCGACTCCGGCATGACCGTGCTGATCGTCGAACAGCGTATGGCCGAATGTCTGGAAATTGCCGACCGCGCCTACATCCTGCAAACCGGTCGCGTGCTGATGCAGGGGCCGGCGGCGGAGATCAGGGGCAATCCGGACGTGCGGAAGGCGTATCTGGGGCTGTAG
- a CDS encoding ABC transporter ATP-binding protein, translated as MTALLETRGVWQRFGGLVANSDVSISVGRGEIVGLIGPNGAGKSTLFNLIAGVLPPTQGSIWFDGEDVTKMPAAERCQRGVGRTFQVVKSFETMTVIDNVIVGALVRNTVMREARRKAHEVLEFTGLAARADVLASDLVPAEKRRLEVARALATEPKLLLLDEVLTGLTPTEAQTGVALVRKVRDAGITVLMVEHVMEIVMPLVDRAIVLDLGKVLVEGKPADVVRDPKVIKAYLGDRHAVGA; from the coding sequence ATGACCGCGCTCCTTGAAACCCGCGGCGTCTGGCAGCGCTTCGGCGGCCTCGTCGCCAACAGCGACGTGTCGATCTCGGTCGGCCGCGGCGAAATCGTCGGGCTGATCGGTCCGAACGGTGCAGGCAAATCGACGCTGTTCAATCTGATCGCCGGCGTCCTGCCGCCGACGCAAGGCTCGATCTGGTTCGACGGCGAGGACGTGACGAAGATGCCGGCAGCCGAGCGCTGTCAGCGCGGCGTCGGACGCACCTTCCAGGTCGTCAAGAGCTTCGAGACCATGACGGTGATCGACAACGTCATCGTCGGCGCCTTGGTGCGCAACACCGTGATGCGCGAGGCGCGCCGCAAAGCGCATGAGGTGCTGGAGTTCACCGGCCTTGCCGCCCGCGCCGACGTGCTCGCAAGCGACCTCGTGCCGGCCGAGAAGCGCCGCCTCGAGGTTGCCCGTGCGCTCGCGACCGAACCGAAACTGCTGCTGCTCGACGAGGTCCTCACCGGCCTCACCCCGACCGAGGCGCAGACCGGTGTGGCGCTGGTGCGGAAAGTCCGCGACGCCGGCATCACCGTTCTGATGGTCGAGCATGTCATGGAGATCGTGATGCCGCTGGTCGATCGCGCCATCGTGCTCGATCTCGGCAAGGTTCTGGTCGAGGGCAAGCCCGCCGACGTGGTCCGCGATCCCAAGGTGATCAAGGCATATCTGGGAGATCGTCATGCTGTCGGTGCATGA